In Stigmatopora nigra isolate UIUO_SnigA chromosome 18, RoL_Snig_1.1, whole genome shotgun sequence, one genomic interval encodes:
- the LOC144211580 gene encoding transmembrane protein 100-like isoform X2, translating into MAHLFLASKTVPPEDGNLASFSYEKLSSGGKDGDAVVTATWVPHINEAQLLSAATGGAEMSCYRCTVPFGLVILIAGVVVTGLAYTFNSHGSTISVLGLVLLGAGLGLLAASLACWKLRKRGKRDQRRRESQADLVVGQGYEDAARLGFRVEK; encoded by the coding sequence ATGGCTCACCTCTTCTTGGCCAGCAAGACGGTGCCGCCGGAAGACGGCAACTTGGCGTCGTTCTCCTACGAGAAACTCAGCTCGGGCGGTAAGGACGGCGACGCCGTCGTCACGGCAACATGGGTCCCGCACATCAACGAAGCGCAGCTCCTGAGCGCGGCTACTGGGGGCGCCGAGATGTCCTGCTACCGATGTACCGTGCCCTTCGGATTGGTGATTCTTATCGCCGGGGTGGTGGTGACTGGGTTGGCGTACACCTTCAACTCGCATGGGTCCACTATTTCCGTCTTGGGGCTGGTGCTCCTGGGAGCCGGACTGGGCCTACTGGCGGCTAGCCTGGCCTGCTGGAAGCTCCGAAAGCGTGGTAAGAGGGACCAAAGGAGGAGGGAGAGCCAGGCCGACTTGGTGGTCGGCCAGGGGTACGAAGACGCTGCCAGGCTTGGCTTCAGGGTGGAAAAATGA
- the LOC144211580 gene encoding transmembrane protein 100-like isoform X1: MKMAHLFLASKTVPPEDGNLASFSYEKLSSGGKDGDAVVTATWVPHINEAQLLSAATGGAEMSCYRCTVPFGLVILIAGVVVTGLAYTFNSHGSTISVLGLVLLGAGLGLLAASLACWKLRKRGKRDQRRRESQADLVVGQGYEDAARLGFRVEK; this comes from the coding sequence atgaAGATGGCTCACCTCTTCTTGGCCAGCAAGACGGTGCCGCCGGAAGACGGCAACTTGGCGTCGTTCTCCTACGAGAAACTCAGCTCGGGCGGTAAGGACGGCGACGCCGTCGTCACGGCAACATGGGTCCCGCACATCAACGAAGCGCAGCTCCTGAGCGCGGCTACTGGGGGCGCCGAGATGTCCTGCTACCGATGTACCGTGCCCTTCGGATTGGTGATTCTTATCGCCGGGGTGGTGGTGACTGGGTTGGCGTACACCTTCAACTCGCATGGGTCCACTATTTCCGTCTTGGGGCTGGTGCTCCTGGGAGCCGGACTGGGCCTACTGGCGGCTAGCCTGGCCTGCTGGAAGCTCCGAAAGCGTGGTAAGAGGGACCAAAGGAGGAGGGAGAGCCAGGCCGACTTGGTGGTCGGCCAGGGGTACGAAGACGCTGCCAGGCTTGGCTTCAGGGTGGAAAAATGA